In the genome of Cellvibrio sp. KY-YJ-3, one region contains:
- a CDS encoding HopJ type III effector protein produces the protein MNLDQFLATLKNTPDSIEFSETIAAIDAHYHFTPTRFNNGKLVNEAGQNSGSCKIFSFAQMHNFSENQTLACFGDYYRKDVLQHPEATDHQNIRNFMQTGWSGIQFDGAALSAK, from the coding sequence ATGAACCTCGATCAATTTTTAGCAACACTTAAAAACACACCGGATTCGATTGAGTTTAGCGAAACCATTGCTGCGATTGACGCTCATTATCACTTCACACCTACGCGTTTTAACAACGGCAAACTGGTGAATGAAGCGGGTCAAAATTCAGGCTCTTGTAAAATCTTCTCGTTTGCCCAAATGCACAATTTTTCAGAAAACCAAACACTCGCCTGTTTTGGTGATTACTATCGCAAAGATGTACTGCAACACCCCGAGGCGACAGACCACCAGAATATCCGTAATTTTATGCAAACCGGGTGGTCAGGTATTCAATTCGATGGGGCCGCGCTGAGCGCAAAATAA